The following coding sequences are from one Caloranaerobacter sp. TR13 window:
- a CDS encoding ABC transporter permease, translating into MGIRKVILLALIVVLSFSSYMYLKEKYNPMAIELRFRGDLEKEEFQKIKKGLYLNIYSVNYSMKYKKHTLVMTTGMDTQLIDIPIIHGEFITDSERKVAVIGDKVADFYFKVEDAVGKRIKIFENEYEIIGIVKNSDVIYIPFNKKFFKLDWDKKIFRYVSYDKDVSYFKIDKVVSQLSALGLDVYDIVVYKEKIYGYINVIIFAILYVLFDFAMKLYRRIKRESITLLQGYMEKRRIKEWYEYILEEKKGMLKILAHCTIFVFIVIGIFKVIPYLTISPSSIPDNIFSLYSILRVFKYKYSKFILHLNNGYSAIMIDVIIINTIFLLIITGIVLNITLKKVKQGKSF; encoded by the coding sequence ATGGGAATAAGAAAAGTTATTTTATTAGCTTTGATAGTAGTGTTATCTTTCAGTTCATATATGTACTTGAAAGAAAAATATAATCCTATGGCTATAGAATTAAGGTTTAGAGGAGATTTGGAAAAAGAAGAGTTTCAAAAGATTAAAAAAGGACTATATCTGAATATTTATTCAGTAAACTATTCAATGAAATATAAGAAACATACTCTTGTAATGACAACTGGGATGGATACTCAGTTAATTGACATACCGATTATTCATGGCGAGTTTATAACAGATTCAGAAAGAAAAGTTGCAGTGATAGGGGATAAAGTAGCAGATTTTTATTTTAAAGTAGAAGATGCTGTTGGAAAGAGAATAAAAATATTTGAAAATGAATATGAAATAATAGGTATTGTTAAAAATAGTGATGTTATTTATATACCATTTAATAAAAAATTTTTTAAATTAGACTGGGATAAAAAGATATTCAGATATGTATCTTATGATAAAGATGTATCGTATTTTAAAATTGATAAAGTAGTTAGTCAGCTTTCAGCTTTAGGATTAGATGTGTATGATATTGTTGTTTATAAAGAAAAAATATATGGGTATATAAATGTAATAATTTTTGCTATTTTATACGTATTGTTTGATTTTGCTATGAAACTATACAGGCGTATAAAAAGGGAAAGTATTACTTTGCTTCAAGGGTATATGGAAAAAAGAAGAATCAAAGAATGGTATGAATATATTTTAGAAGAGAAGAAAGGCATGTTAAAGATTTTGGCGCATTGTACTATATTTGTTTTTATAGTTATAGGGATATTTAAGGTGATACCATATTTAACTATTTCTCCTTCAAGTATTCCTGACAATATATTTTCTTTATACAGTATTTTAAGAGTTTTTAAATACAAATATAGTAAATTTATATTACACCTTAATAATGGTTATAGTGCAATAATGATAGATGTAATAATAATCAATACAATTTTTTTATTAATAATTACAGGAATAGTATTAAATATAACGTTAAAAAAGGTAAAACAAGGAAAATCTTTCTAA
- a CDS encoding PhoH family protein, with amino-acid sequence MELYGNLDENIKIIEKEFSVDIVSRQGEIRIIGQEPNISIAEKLVTKLIEMIKSEGRLTKQRIRYAIQLIYEGNEDKIKELLDETVCITASGKSIKPKTLGQKRYINAIKENDVVFCIGPAGTGKTYLAMAMATTAFKNKEVNRIILTRPAVEAGEKLGFLPGDLQDKVDPYLRPLYDALFDILGAETYMKYMEKGLIEVAPLAYMRGRTLDSSFIILDEAQNTTPEQMKMFLTRLGFGSKAIITGDITQIDLPNGKPSGLKQVSQILEGIKGIEFIYLGKQDVVRHQLVQRIIEAYDKFENRKKQK; translated from the coding sequence ATGGAACTATATGGTAATCTTGATGAAAACATTAAGATTATAGAAAAAGAGTTTAGTGTTGATATTGTATCTAGACAGGGTGAAATAAGAATTATTGGTCAAGAGCCTAATATTTCTATTGCTGAGAAATTAGTAACAAAATTAATAGAAATGATAAAGAGTGAAGGTAGATTAACAAAACAAAGAATAAGATATGCAATACAGCTAATATATGAAGGAAATGAGGATAAGATAAAAGAACTCTTAGATGAAACTGTATGTATTACAGCAAGTGGTAAGAGTATTAAGCCAAAAACTTTAGGTCAGAAAAGATATATTAACGCTATAAAAGAAAATGATGTAGTATTTTGTATTGGACCTGCTGGTACTGGTAAGACATATTTGGCTATGGCTATGGCAACAACTGCTTTTAAAAATAAAGAAGTAAATAGAATAATACTAACTAGACCAGCTGTTGAAGCAGGAGAAAAATTAGGATTTTTGCCTGGAGATTTACAAGACAAAGTAGATCCATATTTAAGACCTTTATACGATGCACTTTTTGATATATTAGGTGCTGAAACGTATATGAAGTATATGGAAAAAGGTCTTATTGAAGTAGCACCATTAGCTTATATGAGAGGTAGAACATTAGATTCTTCCTTTATAATACTAGACGAAGCACAAAATACTACTCCAGAACAAATGAAGATGTTTTTAACCAGATTGGGATTTGGATCAAAAGCGATAATAACTGGAGATATTACGCAAATAGATTTGCCTAATGGGAAACCTTCTGGTTTAAAACAAGTATCACAGATACTGGAAGGCATAAAAGGCATAGAGTTTATCTATTTAGGAAAACAAGATGTTGTTAGACATCAATTAGTTCAAAGAATTATAGAGGCATATGATAAATTTGAAAATAGAAAGAAACAAAAATAA
- the yqfC gene encoding sporulation protein YqfC, producing the protein MKRKVDNIKSTISDILELPKDIVLDLPKITLIGNLQLYIENHKGIIEYSKQRIRINTNIGILRIIGKDLTIRTIVTEEVIVVGEIEIVEFIS; encoded by the coding sequence GTGAAAAGAAAGGTAGATAATATTAAATCAACTATATCAGATATATTAGAACTACCAAAAGACATAGTTCTGGATTTGCCTAAGATTACATTGATAGGCAATTTACAATTATATATAGAGAATCATAAAGGAATTATTGAATACAGTAAACAAAGAATTCGTATTAATACAAATATTGGTATACTAAGGATTATTGGCAAGGATTTAACAATCAGGACTATTGTTACTGAAGAAGTTATAGTAGTGGGGGAAATTGAAATAGTCGAATTTATAAGCTGA
- the yqfD gene encoding sporulation protein YqfD, giving the protein MLVIRIWNYFRGYVIIKIEGLTLERFINLSIAKGIYLWDIVRYDYTTLEAKVGLKGFKALREVVRRVGCRVYIIEKKGFPFLVHKLKYRKMLAFGFAIAVGIIVFLTSFIWEIEIIGNKNIDRKLIIDYLAKMDVKPGISKSEVDIPELKRNILRDIENISFVNMEIIGTKLLVEVKERDVIPPAIKEDVPCNIVAKKKAVIVKIIAKNGKSIVEKGDIVKKGQVLISGIIEDEKLENPLLVHSDGTVLGKTLYVKELEEPIIKKVEEETGNYYLVREIKVGNYSLLLNNNEIPYKNYIEDKKSKKLIRILGHELPLEIVIHKYKEVEIIKVKQNIDALKKMQSVKGVQMIMDELPEGAKVVSKDVNYSIEDNILVTRVSIEVIEEIGEKQKIH; this is encoded by the coding sequence ATGCTAGTTATAAGAATATGGAATTATTTTCGTGGATATGTTATTATTAAGATTGAAGGACTTACTTTGGAGAGATTTATTAATCTTTCTATAGCTAAAGGAATATATTTATGGGATATTGTAAGATATGATTATACAACTTTAGAAGCAAAAGTAGGATTGAAAGGCTTTAAGGCTTTGAGGGAAGTAGTTAGGAGAGTTGGCTGTAGAGTCTATATTATAGAGAAAAAAGGCTTCCCTTTTTTAGTCCATAAATTAAAGTATAGAAAGATGTTAGCATTTGGATTTGCTATAGCAGTAGGGATAATAGTTTTTTTAACTTCTTTTATCTGGGAAATAGAGATAATAGGCAATAAGAATATAGATAGAAAACTTATAATTGATTATTTAGCAAAAATGGATGTTAAGCCAGGAATTTCAAAGTCAGAAGTAGATATACCTGAATTGAAAAGAAACATACTGAGAGATATTGAAAATATATCATTTGTCAATATGGAGATAATAGGTACAAAACTGCTAGTAGAGGTTAAGGAGAGAGATGTTATACCACCTGCTATAAAAGAAGATGTACCATGCAATATTGTTGCTAAGAAAAAAGCAGTTATTGTAAAGATTATAGCAAAAAATGGAAAAAGTATTGTAGAAAAGGGTGACATTGTAAAGAAAGGTCAAGTTTTAATTTCAGGTATAATTGAAGATGAAAAACTTGAAAATCCTTTATTAGTACACTCTGATGGTACTGTTTTAGGGAAAACATTGTATGTGAAAGAGTTAGAAGAACCTATTATAAAAAAAGTTGAGGAAGAAACAGGAAATTATTACTTGGTTAGAGAAATTAAGGTAGGTAATTATAGTTTACTTTTAAATAATAATGAAATACCTTATAAAAATTATATTGAAGATAAGAAAAGTAAAAAACTGATTAGGATTTTAGGTCATGAATTACCTTTGGAAATTGTAATTCATAAGTATAAAGAAGTTGAAATTATTAAAGTAAAACAGAATATAGATGCATTAAAGAAAATGCAATCTGTAAAAGGTGTACAAATGATTATGGACGAATTACCTGAAGGTGCAAAAGTTGTATCAAAAGATGTTAATTACTCAATTGAAGATAACATTCTTGTTACAAGAGTTAGTATTGAAGTAATTGAAGAGATTGGTGAGAAACAAAAAATACATTAG
- the floA gene encoding flotillin-like protein FloA (flotillin-like protein involved in membrane lipid rafts), with protein MTSLVSIIIIAVVVIFFLTIFFSFVPVGLWITAYFSGVRIGIFTLVGMRLRRVIPSRIVNPMIKATKAGLDLGVDKLEAHYLAGGDVDSVVDALIAAQRANIPLEFERAAAIDLAGRNVLEAVQVSVNPKVIETPKVSAVAKNGIEVMVKARVTVRANIERLVGGAGEETIIARVGEGIVTTVGSATTHKEVLENPDKISMTVLEKGLDAGTAFEILSIDIADVDVGRNIGAKLQTDQAEADKRIAQAKAEERRAMAVAREQEMKAEVQAMRAKVVEAEAEVPLALAKALREGKLGVMDYYNMKNILADTSMRDAIAKMSKTDEKDNPTNK; from the coding sequence ATGACAAGTTTAGTTTCAATAATTATTATTGCTGTTGTAGTTATTTTCTTTTTAACGATATTTTTTAGTTTTGTACCTGTGGGTCTTTGGATTACAGCTTATTTTTCAGGAGTAAGAATAGGGATTTTTACACTTGTAGGTATGAGGCTTAGAAGAGTTATACCTTCTAGAATTGTAAATCCAATGATTAAAGCTACAAAAGCTGGATTGGATTTAGGAGTTGATAAGCTTGAAGCTCACTACTTAGCAGGTGGAGATGTAGATAGTGTTGTTGATGCTTTAATTGCAGCACAAAGAGCAAATATTCCACTAGAATTTGAAAGAGCTGCAGCTATAGACTTAGCAGGTAGAAATGTTTTAGAAGCTGTACAGGTTAGTGTTAATCCTAAAGTAATTGAGACACCAAAGGTTTCAGCTGTTGCGAAAAATGGTATAGAAGTTATGGTTAAAGCTAGAGTTACAGTTAGAGCAAATATAGAGAGATTAGTTGGTGGTGCAGGTGAAGAGACTATTATAGCTAGAGTAGGAGAAGGTATTGTTACAACTGTAGGTAGTGCCACTACTCATAAAGAAGTATTGGAAAATCCTGATAAAATATCTATGACTGTACTTGAAAAAGGTCTTGATGCTGGTACAGCATTTGAAATATTATCTATAGATATAGCTGATGTAGATGTTGGTAGAAATATAGGTGCTAAACTTCAAACTGACCAAGCTGAAGCAGATAAGAGAATAGCTCAGGCTAAAGCAGAGGAAAGAAGAGCTATGGCTGTTGCGAGAGAGCAGGAAATGAAAGCTGAAGTACAGGCTATGAGAGCTAAAGTAGTTGAAGCTGAAGCAGAGGTACCATTGGCATTGGCTAAGGCTTTAAGAGAAGGAAAGCTTGGTGTGATGGATTATTATAATATGAAAAATATTTTAGCAGATACAAGTATGAGAGATGCTATAGCAAAGATGAGCAAAACAGACGAAAAAGATAATCCTACAAATAAGTAA
- the ybeY gene encoding rRNA maturation RNase YbeY produces the protein MELLIDNRQDKVVIEEDVKEAVKNVILECFKLEGLSTNYEISVSFVDNEEIRQLNREYRGKDSPTDVLSFPMEDDIIDQDYTPILGDIVISAERALQQSVEFGHSFKREVAYLTAHSMFHLMGYDHETEEEKLEMRQKEKEVMKRLKIFKTENN, from the coding sequence ATGGAGCTACTAATTGATAACAGACAGGATAAAGTGGTTATTGAAGAAGATGTTAAAGAAGCTGTCAAAAACGTTATTCTTGAATGCTTTAAGTTAGAAGGTTTGAGTACTAATTATGAGATTAGTGTTTCATTTGTTGATAATGAAGAAATAAGACAATTAAATAGAGAATATAGAGGAAAGGATAGTCCTACAGATGTGTTATCTTTTCCGATGGAAGATGATATAATAGACCAAGATTATACACCGATTTTAGGAGATATTGTGATTTCAGCTGAAAGAGCTTTACAGCAATCAGTTGAATTTGGTCATTCTTTTAAGAGAGAAGTCGCGTATTTAACGGCTCATAGTATGTTCCATCTTATGGGATATGATCATGAAACAGAAGAAGAGAAATTAGAAATGAGACAAAAGGAAAAGGAAGTAATGAAACGCTTAAAGATTTTTAAAACTGAAAACAATTAA
- a CDS encoding HD family phosphohydrolase encodes MLDSSKERLDKLFASRIFKIFKNRLIKQIFIALVFTVLLLLIVVDSIAPEKISVSVGDIAPVDIIATKDIVDEITTNQLKEKAIDSVEPRHKIDPTIQVKVKNEIKQFFELVYNLKSYEDLNINMKISLLKQQSNISLSENDYSAIMSADNEELKMLESNIYDIVAQIMGTGIKQEELEYEKENVKKIFNSLDSLSDSLKALGINIVNNTIKPNRFLDFETTRQKQQEAASSVEPVIVKEGQLIIRKGEKIDVKTLELIKKAGLLKESDGPDYSLIIGALLIVVLLELVIVAYLYIFNREILESTKFLTILSIIILATIIISKSIYGISGYLVPISAATMLISILVNPKLAILINCVLTIMIGIVTGNDVNIIVMSLIGGSVGAVGVINSYQRHNIFLTGLIVSATNLLTILAFGLIIDTEVILLLNKVMYGVLNGIFSAILTIGSLPLWESIFGIVTPLKLLELCNPNHPLLKRLLLEAPGTYHHSIIVGNLSESAAEAVGASPLVARAGAYFHDVGKLKRPYFFKENQLNSENPHDKINPSLSTLIITNHVKDGAEMARKFKIPSIIIDIIKQHHGDTLVAYFYHKALKSENSERVQEESFRYGGPKPQTKEAAIIMLADSVEAAVRSMREPTKGKIEGLVREIIKNKLNDGQLDECDLTLRDLDTIASSFLNILLGIFHERIEYPKLDLDELKGGKLNGATN; translated from the coding sequence ATGCTAGATTCTAGTAAAGAAAGACTGGACAAACTTTTTGCCAGTCGTATATTTAAAATCTTTAAAAATCGACTTATTAAACAAATATTTATTGCTTTAGTATTTACTGTATTACTCTTATTAATAGTAGTAGATAGTATAGCACCTGAAAAAATTAGTGTGAGTGTTGGAGATATTGCTCCAGTAGATATAATAGCTACTAAAGATATAGTGGATGAGATAACTACAAATCAGTTGAAAGAAAAGGCTATAGATAGTGTTGAACCAAGGCATAAGATAGATCCAACAATTCAAGTAAAAGTAAAAAATGAAATAAAACAGTTTTTTGAACTTGTTTATAATTTGAAAAGTTATGAAGATTTAAATATAAATATGAAAATTTCATTGCTAAAACAGCAGTCAAATATCAGTTTATCTGAGAATGACTATTCAGCGATTATGAGTGCTGATAATGAAGAGTTAAAAATGCTTGAGAGTAATATATATGATATAGTAGCCCAAATTATGGGAACAGGTATAAAACAGGAAGAGTTAGAGTATGAAAAAGAAAATGTAAAAAAGATTTTCAATAGTTTAGATAGTCTTTCAGATAGTCTAAAAGCACTAGGAATAAATATTGTAAATAATACTATCAAACCGAATAGATTTTTAGATTTTGAAACTACAAGACAAAAACAACAAGAAGCAGCTAGTTCTGTAGAACCTGTTATTGTGAAAGAAGGACAGCTTATCATTAGAAAAGGCGAGAAAATTGATGTAAAGACTTTAGAATTAATAAAAAAGGCAGGTTTGCTTAAAGAAAGTGATGGTCCTGATTATAGTTTAATTATAGGAGCATTGCTTATAGTTGTACTACTAGAGTTAGTTATAGTAGCTTATCTGTATATATTTAATAGAGAGATTTTAGAGAGTACAAAATTTTTAACAATTTTATCCATTATTATACTGGCTACAATAATAATTTCAAAAAGTATATATGGTATTTCAGGATATTTAGTACCTATTTCGGCAGCTACTATGTTGATTTCAATACTTGTAAATCCTAAGTTAGCTATATTAATTAACTGTGTACTAACTATAATGATAGGTATTGTTACAGGAAATGATGTAAATATTATTGTAATGTCTCTTATAGGAGGCTCTGTTGGAGCTGTTGGAGTAATAAATTCATACCAAAGACATAATATATTTTTGACAGGTTTGATAGTTAGTGCAACTAATTTATTGACTATACTTGCATTTGGTTTAATAATAGATACAGAGGTTATTTTGTTATTAAATAAAGTTATGTACGGGGTTCTTAACGGAATATTTAGTGCCATTTTAACAATTGGTTCACTTCCGTTATGGGAAAGTATATTTGGTATTGTAACGCCACTAAAATTATTGGAGCTTTGCAATCCAAATCACCCATTATTAAAAAGATTGTTATTAGAAGCACCTGGAACTTATCATCATAGTATAATAGTTGGAAATTTAAGCGAATCAGCTGCTGAAGCTGTAGGAGCTAGTCCATTAGTAGCTAGAGCTGGTGCATATTTTCATGATGTGGGTAAATTAAAGAGACCTTATTTCTTTAAAGAAAATCAGTTGAATTCAGAAAATCCTCATGACAAGATTAATCCGAGCTTAAGTACTTTAATAATAACTAATCATGTAAAAGATGGAGCTGAAATGGCAAGAAAGTTTAAAATACCTTCAATAATAATAGATATTATTAAACAACATCATGGGGATACTCTTGTTGCATATTTTTATCATAAAGCACTAAAAAGTGAAAATTCGGAGCGTGTTCAGGAAGAGAGTTTTAGATATGGTGGACCTAAACCACAGACAAAGGAAGCAGCTATTATTATGCTAGCTGATTCTGTAGAAGCAGCTGTAAGGTCTATGAGAGAGCCAACAAAAGGTAAGATAGAAGGTTTAGTGAGAGAGATAATCAAGAATAAATTAAATGATGGGCAATTAGACGAGTGTGATTTAACTTTAAGGGATTTAGATACTATTGCAAGTTCATTTTTAAATATACTTTTAGGAATATTCCATGAAAGAATTGAGTATCCTAAACTTGATTTAGATGAACTTAAGGGAGGAAAACTTAATGGAGCTACTAATTGA
- a CDS encoding nodulation protein NfeD yields MKLRKVAAFFILLILVLGSISAYSDKGNDVYVIPVKGEINKATYQFVKTQVEEVSKYRPAAIIFEIDTYGGFIDKAIDIKDVIINIDIPTISFVNTKAESAGVLITIAGEKIVMAEGSTIGSAETIPNTEKIMSMWISTLKTVAEQRGRDKELVAAMADKDIEIKGLVKKGELLNLNYKEAKQLGFADYVSNDYDDMLNYFNIDYNKVIKINTDLRTNIAKYLTNPYVGILLISLGFLGFVIEMFTPGFGVGGTLSLISFSLYFGGNIIAGNSGWGVVIIFLAGIALLLIEAAIPGFGIPGIGGIICIIISIVLTSGSVESAVVSLGIAIILTVLVTVLLVKYGQRSPYLDKIVLRTKQNNEKGYIGVESKKEYVGKEGIAISLLRPAGIIDIEGNRVDAVSEGAFIEKGARVKVIKVEGPRVVVKKI; encoded by the coding sequence TTGAAATTAAGAAAGGTAGCAGCTTTTTTTATTTTATTAATTTTAGTATTAGGTTCAATTTCAGCATATTCAGATAAAGGAAATGATGTATATGTAATACCAGTAAAGGGGGAGATAAATAAGGCCACATACCAGTTTGTAAAAACACAGGTTGAAGAAGTTTCTAAATACCGACCTGCTGCGATAATATTTGAAATAGATACATATGGTGGTTTTATAGATAAGGCTATAGATATTAAGGACGTGATTATAAATATTGATATACCGACTATTTCGTTTGTAAATACTAAAGCGGAGTCCGCTGGAGTTCTTATTACTATAGCTGGAGAGAAAATAGTTATGGCAGAAGGTTCTACTATAGGTTCTGCTGAAACGATACCGAATACAGAAAAAATTATGTCAATGTGGATAAGTACTCTAAAAACTGTTGCAGAACAAAGAGGAAGAGATAAAGAACTGGTAGCTGCTATGGCTGATAAGGATATTGAAATAAAAGGACTAGTAAAAAAAGGAGAGTTATTAAATCTAAACTATAAAGAAGCTAAGCAATTAGGATTTGCTGATTATGTATCTAATGATTATGATGATATGTTAAATTATTTCAATATTGATTACAATAAAGTTATAAAGATAAATACTGATTTAAGAACAAATATAGCCAAATATCTAACTAATCCATATGTAGGTATACTACTTATTTCACTTGGATTTTTAGGTTTTGTTATTGAGATGTTTACACCAGGTTTTGGTGTAGGTGGAACATTGAGTTTAATTTCATTTTCATTATATTTTGGAGGTAATATTATAGCTGGCAACTCTGGATGGGGTGTAGTTATAATATTTTTAGCTGGTATAGCTTTGCTGCTAATAGAAGCTGCTATACCTGGGTTTGGAATACCAGGAATAGGTGGAATAATTTGTATCATTATAAGTATAGTATTGACTTCTGGATCTGTAGAAAGTGCAGTGGTTTCACTGGGTATAGCTATCATATTGACAGTTTTAGTTACTGTACTTTTGGTAAAATACGGTCAAAGAAGTCCTTATTTAGACAAGATAGTATTGAGGACAAAGCAAAACAATGAAAAAGGTTATATAGGGGTTGAATCTAAGAAAGAATATGTAGGTAAGGAAGGAATAGCTATATCTTTACTTAGGCCAGCAGGAATTATAGATATAGAAGGAAATAGGGTTGATGCTGTTTCTGAAGGTGCTTTTATAGAAAAGGGAGCTAGAGTTAAAGTAATTAAAGTTGAAGGACCAAGAGTTGTTGTTAAGAAAATATAA
- a CDS encoding carbohydrate ABC transporter permease: MKRILLVLIFLISLLYIFPIIYTFTNSFMTENQINTENVHIIPDEFNLQQYYSIVTNKAEYFKFFMNSVKLTVIIIAGQIVIGIFAAFAFAKMEFPGRDLIFVIYILAVLLPFQVTLVPNYLVLDKIHRVLNIKILDTHMAIILPGIFSSFGVFLLRQFVRGIPNDVIEAARIDGAGYGRILFKVVLPLIKPAVFSLVILTFIDNWNLIEQAIIFIDTPSKLPLSVFLENIFYDDYKVFYAGAVLYIVPALLIFIKGEEYLKEGLTIGGMK; encoded by the coding sequence ATGAAAAGAATACTGCTTGTACTAATTTTTTTAATATCTCTTTTATACATATTTCCGATAATATATACATTTACGAATTCTTTTATGACAGAAAATCAGATTAATACTGAAAATGTACATATTATTCCTGATGAATTTAATTTACAACAGTATTATTCTATTGTAACTAATAAAGCAGAATATTTTAAATTCTTTATGAACTCTGTCAAGTTAACGGTAATTATAATAGCTGGTCAAATAGTAATAGGAATTTTTGCAGCATTTGCTTTTGCTAAGATGGAGTTTCCTGGAAGAGATTTGATATTTGTAATATATATTTTAGCAGTATTACTTCCATTTCAAGTTACTTTAGTACCTAATTATCTTGTACTAGACAAAATACATAGAGTGTTGAATATAAAAATACTCGATACACATATGGCAATTATTTTACCAGGCATTTTTTCATCATTTGGAGTTTTTTTATTAAGACAGTTTGTAAGAGGCATACCTAATGATGTAATTGAAGCGGCAAGAATTGATGGAGCAGGGTATGGAAGAATTTTATTCAAAGTAGTTTTACCTTTGATAAAACCTGCAGTTTTTTCACTGGTTATTCTTACTTTTATAGATAATTGGAACTTAATTGAACAGGCTATTATTTTTATAGATACTCCTTCTAAGCTGCCGTTATCAGTGTTTTTAGAGAATATTTTCTATGATGATTATAAAGTTTTTTATGCTGGTGCTGTGCTTTACATTGTTCCTGCTTTATTAATATTTATTAAAGGTGAAGAGTATCTGAAAGAGGGTTTGACAATAGGGGGAATGAAGTGA
- a CDS encoding efflux RND transporter periplasmic adaptor subunit, translating to MENRVIKAAKNIVVSFFALVFIMGFFSKSIVNLFLPKVQAVTAMKGSFERSVELEGTIEPKEIYKVRLGSSVIIDEYFVKIGQEVKVGDPIFKINNEYGFKGEDEQIEDLKLLLEKEELRLERLKSDSFIIDEKNIKILEDKIQYQKNEILKLEKLYESGAVNYSTLEQSKESLKELQNNLEIKKLLLEEKKKENSFEVKEVENNIKQFKRKISEIEKKKKFYSKVGDDGIYYSDVDGVILSINQTNRILGKDTTIVEIGKVNGYDSVKLVAYVPDKYYYFVKNAVRIKIETENKKFVPESAKIVNVSEVAENKLIEIEAVFEDEAQGVPVLGQKLQGKISKKYKKENTIPKAAVVPYDGYGAGKEGYVYVIEEKKGILGTEYIARKVDVTMLVVGDNQVCVRGLETFEKPRVITNLSYKIKDGVKVHLWE from the coding sequence ATGGAAAATAGAGTGATTAAAGCGGCAAAAAATATAGTAGTAAGTTTTTTCGCTCTTGTATTTATAATGGGCTTTTTTTCAAAATCAATAGTTAATTTATTCTTACCAAAGGTCCAAGCTGTAACTGCTATGAAGGGTTCATTTGAAAGAAGTGTTGAACTTGAAGGTACTATAGAACCAAAAGAAATATATAAAGTAAGGCTTGGTAGTAGTGTAATCATAGATGAATATTTTGTTAAAATAGGACAAGAAGTAAAAGTTGGTGATCCTATTTTTAAAATAAATAATGAGTATGGTTTCAAGGGAGAAGATGAACAAATAGAAGATCTTAAGCTTTTGCTTGAAAAGGAAGAGCTTAGATTAGAAAGATTAAAAAGTGATTCGTTCATTATAGATGAGAAGAATATTAAAATATTAGAAGATAAAATACAATATCAAAAAAATGAGATTTTAAAGCTAGAGAAGTTATACGAATCAGGTGCGGTAAATTATTCAACATTAGAACAAAGTAAAGAGAGTCTTAAAGAATTACAAAATAATCTAGAAATTAAAAAGTTATTACTTGAAGAAAAGAAAAAGGAGAATTCATTTGAAGTTAAAGAGGTAGAAAATAATATAAAGCAGTTCAAAAGGAAAATATCTGAAATCGAGAAGAAAAAGAAATTTTATTCTAAGGTTGGAGATGATGGAATTTACTATTCAGATGTTGATGGTGTAATATTAAGCATAAATCAAACGAATAGGATACTAGGTAAAGATACTACAATTGTTGAAATCGGTAAAGTGAACGGGTATGATTCAGTAAAACTTGTAGCTTATGTACCTGATAAGTATTATTATTTTGTTAAAAATGCAGTAAGAATCAAGATAGAAACAGAAAATAAAAAGTTTGTTCCCGAAAGTGCGAAGATTGTAAATGTAAGTGAAGTAGCAGAGAACAAATTGATAGAAATTGAAGCTGTATTTGAAGATGAAGCCCAAGGAGTTCCTGTGTTAGGGCAAAAACTGCAAGGAAAAATTTCAAAAAAATACAAGAAAGAAAATACTATTCCAAAGGCTGCTGTTGTTCCGTATGATGGATATGGTGCAGGTAAAGAAGGATATGTTTATGTAATAGAAGAGAAAAAAGGTATTTTAGGTACTGAATATATTGCACGAAAAGTAGATGTAACAATGTTGGTGGTTGGAGATAATCAAGTTTGTGTAAGAGGTCTTGAAACATTTGAAAAGCCTAGGGTAATTACAAATTTGTCATATAAGATTAAGGATGGAGTGAAAGTACATCTATGGGAATAA